The Agromyces mangrovi genome contains a region encoding:
- a CDS encoding fumarylacetoacetate hydrolase family protein: MSTTTTDPAPAASTAAWPPAAADLLPDDGTAGTLAARVWDPAAGGPSVVAIRAEGVVDVSAAFPTMRALCETPDPAAALAAASGPVLGTLDELVANTPPETRDDERPWLLSPIDLQVVKAAGVTFPVSMLERVIEERARGDQDAAATIRAEILGTIGGSLDELKPGSDEAAALKALLLERGWWSQYLEVGIGPDAEVFTKAPVLATVGPAVDVGVHPASQWNNPEPEVVLVVASDGRIVGASLGNDVNLRDIEGRSALLLGKAKDNNASASVGPFIRFFDAGYGLDDLRASVVSLGIDGEEGYRLDGTSPLAQISRDPADLVAQTIGAHHRYPDGFVLFLGTMFAPVDDRDEPGRGFTHRDGDIVRIAEPRLGGLVNRVRPTDAAEPWTFGIDDLYRGLARRGLLT, translated from the coding sequence ATGAGCACCACGACCACCGATCCGGCACCCGCAGCGTCCACCGCCGCCTGGCCGCCCGCCGCGGCCGACCTGCTGCCCGACGACGGCACCGCCGGCACGCTCGCCGCACGCGTCTGGGACCCGGCCGCGGGCGGCCCGAGCGTCGTCGCGATCCGCGCCGAGGGCGTCGTCGACGTGAGCGCCGCGTTCCCGACCATGCGCGCGCTGTGCGAGACGCCCGACCCGGCCGCTGCGCTGGCCGCGGCATCCGGCCCCGTGCTCGGCACGCTCGACGAGCTCGTCGCGAACACCCCGCCCGAGACGCGCGACGACGAGCGGCCGTGGCTGCTCTCGCCGATCGACCTCCAGGTCGTGAAGGCCGCGGGCGTGACCTTCCCGGTCTCGATGCTCGAGCGCGTGATCGAGGAGCGGGCGCGCGGCGACCAGGACGCGGCCGCGACGATCCGCGCCGAGATCCTCGGCACGATCGGCGGCTCGCTCGACGAGCTGAAGCCCGGCTCCGACGAGGCGGCGGCGCTCAAGGCCCTGCTGCTCGAGCGCGGCTGGTGGAGCCAGTACCTCGAGGTCGGCATCGGCCCCGACGCCGAGGTGTTCACCAAGGCGCCCGTGCTCGCGACGGTCGGCCCCGCGGTGGACGTCGGCGTGCACCCGGCCTCGCAGTGGAACAACCCGGAGCCGGAGGTCGTGCTCGTCGTGGCATCCGACGGCCGCATCGTGGGCGCCAGCCTCGGCAACGACGTGAACCTGCGTGACATCGAGGGCCGCAGCGCGCTGCTGCTCGGCAAGGCGAAGGACAACAACGCGTCGGCGTCGGTCGGCCCGTTCATCCGCTTCTTCGACGCCGGCTACGGGCTCGACGACCTGCGCGCGAGCGTGGTGTCGCTCGGCATCGACGGCGAGGAGGGGTACCGCCTCGACGGCACGAGCCCGCTCGCGCAGATCAGCCGCGACCCGGCCGACCTGGTCGCGCAGACCATCGGCGCGCACCACCGCTACCCCGACGGCTTCGTGCTGTTCCTCGGCACCATGTTCGCGCCGGTCGACGACCGCGACGAGCCCGGCCGCGGGTTCACCCACCGCGACGGCGACATCGTGCGCATCGCCGAGCCGCGCCTCGGCGGGCTCGTGAACCGGGTGCGCCCGACGGATGCGGCAGAGCCGTGGACTTTCGGCATCGACGACCTCTACCGCGGCCTCGCCCGCCGCGGCCTGCTGACCTGA
- a CDS encoding aldehyde dehydrogenase (NADP(+)) encodes MTTLQSTNPRTGETTDTGIAPCTADETAAVIGRAADAFAVLGRSSRAWRAGLLDAIADALEADRDALVEAADRETGLGSPRLPGEVGRAAFQFRLFAEALREGSYLEATIDHAGDTPLGPQPEIRRMLVPIGPVGVFGSSNFPFAFSVAGGDTASALAGGNPVVVKAHSSHLETAKRSHAAIARAVAAYGAPEGTVGIVYGTEAGRTLVADPRIRAVGFTGSLSGGKALLDIINARPEPIPFYGELSSLNPLVITPAAAAARAGAIAEGLFGSFTLGAGQFCTKPGIAFVPRGDAGDALVAGLAERAGEASAQTLLNGRISGSFGEIRDRILAAGASTVAEGADASGDGFAATPVVLQVDASDLSPEHAEEAFGPLIVVARYDDAAEIGAALDAVPDSLTATIHSEDADASLVDELLADLAPRTGRIVFNGYPTGVRVSWGQHHGGTWPSTNSQHTSVGVSAIRRFLRPIAYQGAPASALPEELREDYAGIPRRIDGVLVLPAEA; translated from the coding sequence ATGACCACCCTGCAGTCGACCAACCCGCGCACCGGCGAGACGACCGACACCGGCATCGCCCCCTGCACCGCCGACGAGACCGCCGCCGTCATCGGCCGCGCCGCCGACGCCTTCGCGGTGCTCGGCCGTTCGAGCCGCGCCTGGCGCGCCGGCCTCCTCGACGCCATCGCCGACGCCCTCGAGGCCGACCGCGACGCGCTCGTCGAGGCCGCCGACCGCGAGACCGGCCTCGGCAGCCCGCGCCTGCCCGGCGAGGTCGGCCGCGCCGCCTTCCAGTTCCGCCTCTTCGCCGAGGCGCTCCGCGAGGGCTCCTACCTCGAGGCGACGATCGACCACGCGGGCGACACCCCGCTCGGGCCGCAGCCCGAGATCCGCCGCATGCTCGTGCCGATCGGCCCGGTCGGCGTGTTCGGCTCGAGCAACTTCCCGTTCGCGTTCTCGGTCGCGGGCGGCGACACCGCCTCGGCGCTCGCCGGCGGCAACCCGGTCGTCGTGAAGGCGCACTCGTCGCACCTCGAGACCGCGAAGCGCTCGCACGCCGCGATCGCTCGCGCCGTCGCCGCGTACGGCGCCCCCGAGGGCACGGTCGGCATCGTCTACGGCACCGAGGCGGGCCGCACGCTCGTCGCCGACCCGCGCATCCGCGCCGTCGGCTTCACCGGGTCGCTCTCCGGCGGCAAGGCCCTGCTCGACATCATCAACGCGCGCCCCGAGCCGATCCCGTTCTACGGCGAGCTGTCGAGCCTCAACCCGCTCGTCATCACCCCCGCCGCCGCTGCAGCGCGCGCGGGCGCCATCGCCGAGGGCCTGTTCGGCTCGTTCACGCTTGGCGCCGGACAGTTCTGCACCAAGCCCGGCATCGCCTTCGTGCCGCGCGGCGACGCCGGTGACGCACTCGTCGCAGGGCTCGCGGAGCGTGCCGGCGAGGCATCCGCCCAGACCCTGCTCAACGGCCGCATCTCGGGGTCGTTCGGCGAGATCCGCGACCGCATCCTGGCCGCTGGCGCGTCCACGGTGGCCGAGGGGGCGGATGCCTCGGGCGACGGGTTCGCCGCAACTCCGGTCGTGCTCCAGGTCGACGCTTCCGACCTCTCGCCCGAGCACGCCGAGGAGGCCTTCGGCCCCCTCATCGTGGTCGCCCGCTACGACGACGCGGCCGAGATCGGCGCCGCGCTCGACGCCGTGCCCGACTCGCTCACCGCGACCATCCACAGCGAGGACGCCGACGCGTCGCTGGTCGACGAGCTGCTCGCCGACCTCGCCCCGCGCACCGGCCGCATCGTGTTCAACGGGTACCCGACCGGCGTGCGCGTCTCGTGGGGCCAGCACCACGGCGGCACCTGGCCCTCGACCAACTCGCAGCACACCTCGGTGGGCGTGAGCGCCATCCGGCGCTTCCTGCGGCCGATCGCCTACCAGGGTGCGCCCGCGTCGGCGCTGCCTGAGGAGCTCCGCGAGGACTACGCGGGCATCCCGCGGCGCATCGACGGCGTGCTGGTGCTGCCCGCCGAGGCGTAG
- a CDS encoding helix-turn-helix domain-containing protein, with translation MSATIEAARDAVGWSQRELASRLGVNVSTVSRMEESERRGTIRLDTLRRALAAMDREPRLEVVPVRREERVLIELHRTLAAELLQRPEAALAVVPRNLDRIRPHARGEAVHWLDRWEELAAGPVDELIDAMLADTTEGRELRQNSPFAGALTDAARVAAIQRATAA, from the coding sequence ATGTCGGCGACGATCGAAGCAGCACGGGATGCCGTCGGGTGGTCGCAGCGTGAGCTCGCGAGCCGACTCGGCGTCAATGTCTCGACCGTCTCGCGCATGGAGGAGTCGGAGCGACGGGGAACGATCCGGCTCGACACGCTGCGTCGAGCGCTCGCCGCGATGGACCGGGAGCCTCGCCTGGAGGTCGTACCGGTGCGGCGAGAGGAGCGTGTGCTCATCGAGTTGCACCGCACGCTCGCGGCGGAACTGCTACAGCGACCGGAAGCGGCGCTCGCGGTCGTGCCACGCAACCTCGACCGCATCCGCCCTCACGCGCGTGGCGAGGCGGTTCACTGGCTCGACCGCTGGGAGGAGCTCGCGGCCGGTCCGGTCGATGAACTGATCGACGCGATGCTCGCCGACACGACCGAGGGCCGAGAGCTGCGCCAGAACTCTCCGTTCGCAGGCGCGCTCACCGACGCCGCGCGAGTGGCGGCGATTCAGCGGGCGACCGCGGCATGA
- a CDS encoding enoyl-CoA hydratase/isomerase family protein — MIEVTSEHVLLEVDGHVATITLARPEKLNSVTQEMSDALVEVVEWADAADEIRAIVLTGAGERAFCAGSDIRSLDKYATPWEFRNRTDYCDAIRAARKPVIAAVNGYAFGGGLETALSCDIRLASTTASFAAPEIKLGWIGGGGMATFLTTSIGPSNAAVMLMTGDPIDAETAQRWGLVTELVEPAGLVARAQELAATISSRPPIAAETAKANLRAAVNMTQEEALRYERDLQTITFATADADEGRAAFAEKRAGVFHRR; from the coding sequence CGAGCGAGCACGTGCTGCTCGAGGTCGACGGCCACGTCGCCACCATCACGCTCGCGCGACCCGAGAAGCTCAACTCGGTCACGCAGGAGATGTCGGACGCGCTCGTCGAGGTCGTCGAGTGGGCGGATGCCGCCGACGAGATCCGCGCCATCGTGCTGACCGGGGCGGGGGAGCGCGCGTTCTGCGCGGGCAGCGACATCCGTTCCTTGGACAAGTACGCCACCCCATGGGAGTTCCGCAACCGCACCGACTACTGCGACGCGATCCGCGCGGCGCGGAAGCCCGTGATCGCCGCGGTCAACGGCTACGCGTTCGGCGGCGGGCTCGAGACGGCGCTGTCCTGCGACATCCGCCTGGCCTCGACCACCGCGAGCTTCGCGGCGCCCGAGATCAAGCTCGGCTGGATCGGCGGCGGGGGCATGGCGACGTTCCTCACCACCTCGATCGGCCCGTCGAACGCCGCGGTCATGCTCATGACCGGCGACCCGATCGATGCCGAGACCGCCCAGCGCTGGGGGCTCGTGACCGAGCTCGTCGAGCCCGCAGGCCTCGTCGCCCGCGCGCAGGAGCTCGCCGCGACCATCTCGAGTCGCCCGCCGATCGCCGCGGAGACCGCCAAGGCGAACCTGCGCGCCGCGGTCAACATGACGCAGGAGGAGGCGCTGCGGTACGAGCGCGACCTCCAGACCATCACGTTCGCCACGGCCGACGCCGACGAGGGGCGTGCCGCGTTCGCGGAGAAGCGCGCGGGCGTCTTCCACCGCCGCTAG
- a CDS encoding amidohydrolase family protein, whose protein sequence is MTAPGLIDAHVHVWDPSLHRYDWLDGLAIHRPMLPADVDRAGGATTGMVFVQAGAAREDALAEARWVGSVDWPELVAIVADADLLSDADDLAEHLDALAALPKVVGVRDNLQNEPVETFTARADGLAELGRRGLTFDACIRHTQLPALIDLLAAAPGVAVVLDHLGKPPIDAGVDSLEGRAWSAGIGELASRPGTFAKLSGLTAESADADAFARNAGAFIARVLEAFGPERTMLGSDWPVSATFGVGGSFADWVARVRALVGEPDWPEVASVSARRAYLGTP, encoded by the coding sequence ATGACCGCCCCGGGGCTGATCGACGCGCACGTGCACGTGTGGGACCCGTCGCTGCACCGGTACGACTGGCTCGACGGCCTCGCGATCCACCGGCCGATGCTGCCGGCCGACGTCGACCGCGCCGGCGGGGCGACGACCGGCATGGTGTTCGTGCAGGCGGGGGCCGCGCGCGAGGACGCGCTCGCCGAGGCGCGGTGGGTGGGCTCGGTCGACTGGCCCGAGCTCGTCGCGATCGTCGCCGATGCGGACCTGCTGTCGGATGCGGACGACCTGGCCGAGCACCTCGACGCGCTCGCCGCGCTGCCGAAGGTGGTCGGCGTGCGCGACAACCTGCAGAACGAGCCGGTCGAGACGTTCACCGCCCGTGCCGATGGGCTGGCCGAGCTCGGGCGCCGCGGGCTCACGTTCGACGCCTGCATCCGCCACACCCAGCTGCCCGCGCTCATCGACCTGCTCGCCGCGGCGCCGGGCGTCGCGGTCGTGCTCGACCACCTCGGCAAGCCGCCGATCGACGCAGGTGTCGACTCGCTCGAGGGACGCGCCTGGTCGGCCGGCATCGGCGAGCTCGCGTCTCGGCCCGGCACGTTCGCCAAGCTCTCCGGCCTCACCGCCGAGTCGGCCGATGCAGACGCGTTCGCCCGCAACGCCGGCGCGTTCATCGCCCGCGTGCTCGAGGCGTTCGGCCCCGAGCGCACCATGCTCGGCAGCGACTGGCCCGTGAGCGCCACCTTCGGCGTCGGCGGCTCGTTCGCCGACTGGGTCGCACGCGTGCGCGCCCTCGTCGGCGAGCCCGACTGGCCCGAGGTCGCCTCCGTCAGCGCGCGTCGCGCCTACCTCGGGACTCCGTAG
- a CDS encoding DUF6036 family nucleotidyltransferase has product MKRADLEEIIRRATEVSSQGEVIIIGSQAILGTWDADELPERATLSREADVVPVRDDARGLVAQMIDVAIGEWSEFDRAHGFYGQGVSLATAVLPAGWEERIVRVEPDGPGGAAGLCLDPIDLCAAKLVRGEPKDMDFVGALVDAALIDPIALATRVAMLPTTHRAIAAKRAGAFTAG; this is encoded by the coding sequence ATGAAGCGCGCAGACCTGGAGGAGATCATCCGGCGAGCGACCGAGGTGAGCAGTCAGGGAGAGGTCATCATCATCGGCAGCCAGGCGATTCTGGGTACGTGGGATGCGGATGAGCTGCCGGAGCGGGCAACACTGTCGCGAGAGGCCGATGTGGTGCCCGTGCGAGACGACGCGCGAGGACTGGTCGCGCAGATGATCGACGTGGCGATCGGCGAGTGGTCCGAGTTCGATCGCGCCCATGGGTTCTATGGGCAGGGCGTCAGCTTGGCGACCGCGGTGCTCCCTGCCGGGTGGGAGGAGCGGATCGTGCGCGTCGAACCAGACGGGCCAGGCGGTGCCGCCGGGCTGTGCCTGGATCCCATCGACCTGTGTGCAGCGAAGCTCGTCCGAGGCGAGCCGAAAGACATGGACTTCGTGGGGGCGCTCGTCGACGCGGCGCTGATCGATCCGATAGCCCTCGCGACTCGGGTCGCCATGCTGCCGACGACGCACCGGGCGATCGCGGCGAAGCGGGCCGGCGCGTTCACCGCCGGCTGA